The genome window ATATTTACTTGCTAGTCATATCTGCTGCTTGTCTGATAACGCATTGCTGACAAATACAGGCTTTGCCTCTCTGAGTTGAAGGTACCTGCTCTAAAAGGGTCTGGCTAATTATCATATCCGCTTTATGACACCAACAATCAGCCGGGTTACTATCGACTGATAAATTGCCACAATCGTTTGGACCACCACATATGGGACATCTGTCAGCGCAGACGCTTTGACTCTCAGTCATATGTGATGAATTTCATTGAAGTCGAGTATTCAAAAAGTCAAACCTACTCACATTGTTTCCAGCCCTGATAATAAGCTGGTGATAGAAACGTTATAAGCCATAAAAGACCATCAATCATGGTGGCGTGTTTATTTTACTGATTGCAGATTAAGTTCTAGCCAGTCTGACAGTAATAATGGTTTGTAAAAGTAATAACCTTGAATCAGATCACATGCTTTTGAGCGAAGGTACGTCGCTTGTGTAACCGTCTCAACACCTTCTGCAACCACTTTTAACTTCAGGGCTTTTGCCATTGATATCACCATATCCACAATCGGGTAATCCCCATCTTCACTATTTATTTTGTCAATAAACGACTTATCAATTTTTAATTCATCAATTGGTAACTGACTTAGATAGCTCAGGTTGGATTGTCCTGTACCGAAGTCATCAATGGCAATCCCAAACCCGGCTGTTTTAAGTGCATGGATGACAGACGTTAACAGATTGATATTCTCTGCCATCACTGATTCTGTCACCTCGAAAATAATCTGGTGAGTGGGCACATTATGCTGTTTACATATGGCCTCGAAGGTTTCAACTAACTTGGTATCAGCGAGCTGTCGAATACTGAGATTAACCGATATTTTCTTATGAAAGTCAGGAACGCGCTGTCGAATAACTTTGAGCATTTCACACACTTGCTCAAGCACAAAATACCCAACATCCACAATCACACCTGTACTTTCTGCCACACCAATAAAATCTAATAGCGTAAGTGGTGCTGAATTCACATTATCCCAGCGTAATAATGCTTCAGCAGAATCCACCTGATTAACTGAATTGATTTTAGGTTGATAAACCACACTGAGTGAAGAAAAATCCAGACCACTTAACATGGACTGAGCCAGCGCTGCGACTTTCACCGTCCTGCCATAGTTAGTGTTTTCTACAAAAATAAGCTCACCAGATTTGCCTGTTTGTTTATAATTTTTCAGTGCATCTTCCAGCATGGGTAACATAGCACCATTTTTAACGGTGTCACTTTCAAAAAAGACATGACCGCACTAATCGATAATTTATGCTTAAGTTGCTGACTAACTGACTCTAATAAAATAGAAAAGGCATCCTGAACGGTATCTTTTATATTAGCGTAGTTAACCTTTTCAATAGGTTGAATTGATTTGATGATAAATATATCACCACCGACACGATATATTCTGACGGGTAAGTTTTGCATCAAATGCTTGAGCTCGGTGGCGACATCGACGAGTAACTGATTGCAGTGGGCATGGCCATAAACCGCATTCAATTCGTTAAACCTATCAATATTCAGCAGACAGCCGAGGTAGCTTGCCCTGTTACTTTTTTTACCATAGATTTTTTCTAAATCAAGTTCTAGCGCCTCTCTGGAATATACGCCTGTTAAAGAATCATATAGCGCGGCTTTGAGTAAGCGAGCTTGTGTTAATTTCTTCTCAAACTGATCACGGATCACATATAAGAAATGAAAATCCTGCTCGCTTTTATGTAAAGACACGCCTACTTCGACTTCGATAGTCTGACTATTTTGTTTGCTTAAATCCATCTGTTTGAATATGGGCGTGAAGTCATGCTGCTCAGTTATGGTTGACGCTTCTTGGTGATGAGCAAGTTGATCATCGGGAATAATATCTTTGATATTTCTATTGGTCAGGTCATCGAATCCAAAGAGAGACTTACTATAATCGTTAGCCAATTCTATGTTGCCTTCTACATCTGTGATCATGACGGCCTCAGTCAGCATGCTTAACAGATGCACGAATTGCTCTTTCAATTGTTCTAGTTGAGTCTGTGAAGTTGATTTAACGGTATTAGCTATATGCGTTCGATTCATCAGCATCGAACGAATTTTTCTCTCAAGTAACAGTTCGTTTACTGGTTTTGTAATAAAATCTATAGCACCACGAGATAATGACTTGAAGTGATTATCAAATTCGCCATGGGCGGTGATGACGATGACATTGATATGTTTCAGCTGCTCATTGTTGCTGAGTTCAGTTAAAACATCAAAGCCATCGACATCAGGAAGTCCGATATCTAACAAGATGATATCAGGAACGATATCCCTGGCTGTAGCTATGGCACTCGCCCCTGAGTTAGCCACATAAATATCGCCTAAACTTTTTAATACAGTTGATAATTCCAGAATAATGACTGGGTCATCATCAACGATTAAAATTTTTGTTTCCATACTCATGCTATTCACTCATCAGTTACATTCAGTATCAGTTTATTCACTTTCTTCCATACTAGAATAAGCTGCCAATTTATAGTTATTTCTCCCATCATTCTTCACTTCATACAATAAATCATCGGCTTTTTTTATAAATTCATTGATGGTGTGCTTGGTATCGTGTTTGTTGATGACGACACAGCCAAAACTCATCGTCACATTGATGGATATATTGTTGTAACTATATTCGGATGAAGCAATTGCTTGACGAAGTCTTCTTAAAATAATGTCGGCTTCTTCCACGGTCGCTTCACAATAAATTAAGAATTCTTCACCGCCAAACCGGGCAGCGGTTTCGAAAGGCCGAATACTATTTCGTATACGGTTGGATACATCGATTAATACGCGATCACCAATCAGATGACCATAGGTATCATTGATCTGTTTAAAAAAATCAATATCAGCGATGATAAGACAATGACTAGTCGATTTATCAGAACGGGCTAGTCTGGCAAGATGTGTTTCGCAGGCCTTAATGGCAGCGCGTCTATTCAATAAGCTGGTCAGTTCATCGGTATCGGCCAGTGATAAAAGCTTTTGTTGCATCTTAACAATACGCTCACCCACTCTTAACCGAGCGATAAATACGGCACCATGAATAGGCTTTTCAATAAAATCATCAGCCCCCACGTCTAGTGCTTTTCGTTCGATTTGACCAAGAGAATTGGAGGTAATCATGATGATATATGGCGTGAGACTTAAGTTCAGCGCTCTGATTTTCTGACATAACTCCAAGCCATTGACTTCTGGCATCATCCAGTCAACAACAATGATTTCCGGGGTGGTATCTCTGTTTGAGATAATTTCAAACGCTTGAGTGGCGTTATTGGCTATTAACGCATTCATCCCTGCTTTTTGCACGAAGCTACTGATCGTGATGCAGTCAATCTCATTATCGTCCACAATTAATACGTGCATGTACCCTTGTTTCCATGGCAGTTTGATTTGATATCAAGTTTCTACTTCTATAGCTTAACTATCAAGCCTTGATGTTCATTTTATTGGTAAATCGTTTACGATAAGTCCTGATGACAATCAATTGCTCAATACAATGTCTGTTGTGTCGATACAGTAAAAATAAACATCTTAGTCTTTAGGTAAGTGTAATGAATAATCCAGAAGCCTCTACCCAACGAACACAAGAAAATATCTCGGGGGATAGACGCGATTTTATAAAAAAATCT of Methylophaga marina contains these proteins:
- a CDS encoding cysteine-rich CWC family protein — encoded protein: MTESQSVCADRCPICGGPNDCGNLSVDSNPADCWCHKADMIISQTLLEQVPSTQRGKACICQQCVIRQAADMTSK
- a CDS encoding EAL domain-containing protein; this encodes MLEDALKNYKQTGKSGELIFVENTNYGRTVKVAALAQSMLSGLDFSSLSVVYQPKINSVNQVDSAEALLRWDNVNSAPLTLLDFIGVAESTGVIVDVGYFVLEQVCEMLKVIRQRVPDFHKKISVNLSIRQLADTKLVETFEAICKQHNVPTHQIIFEVTESVMAENINLLTSVIHALKTAGFGIAIDDFGTGQSNLSYLSQLPIDELKIDKSFIDKINSEDGDYPIVDMVISMAKALKLKVVAEGVETVTQATYLRSKACDLIQGYYFYKPLLLSDWLELNLQSVK
- a CDS encoding response regulator; this encodes MSMETKILIVDDDPVIILELSTVLKSLGDIYVANSGASAIATARDIVPDIILLDIGLPDVDGFDVLTELSNNEQLKHINVIVITAHGEFDNHFKSLSRGAIDFITKPVNELLLERKIRSMLMNRTHIANTVKSTSQTQLEQLKEQFVHLLSMLTEAVMITDVEGNIELANDYSKSLFGFDDLTNRNIKDIIPDDQLAHHQEASTITEQHDFTPIFKQMDLSKQNSQTIEVEVGVSLHKSEQDFHFLYVIRDQFEKKLTQARLLKAALYDSLTGVYSREALELDLEKIYGKKSNRASYLGCLLNIDRFNELNAVYGHAHCNQLLVDVATELKHLMQNLPVRIYRVGGDIFIIKSIQPIEKVNYANIKDTVQDAFSILLESVSQQLKHKLSISAVMSFLKVTPLKMVLCYPCWKMH
- a CDS encoding GGDEF domain-containing response regulator, producing the protein MHVLIVDDNEIDCITISSFVQKAGMNALIANNATQAFEIISNRDTTPEIIVVDWMMPEVNGLELCQKIRALNLSLTPYIIMITSNSLGQIERKALDVGADDFIEKPIHGAVFIARLRVGERIVKMQQKLLSLADTDELTSLLNRRAAIKACETHLARLARSDKSTSHCLIIADIDFFKQINDTYGHLIGDRVLIDVSNRIRNSIRPFETAARFGGEEFLIYCEATVEEADIILRRLRQAIASSEYSYNNISINVTMSFGCVVINKHDTKHTINEFIKKADDLLYEVKNDGRNNYKLAAYSSMEESE